In one window of Pseudoalteromonas espejiana DSM 9414 DNA:
- a CDS encoding PulJ/GspJ family protein, with amino-acid sequence MYYAKNKYGFTLVELLLVMVIIGILAVTSFSFIGAGFNIYNQGVKRQEAVAQSRFILTRLSKELRHATPNSLRLSCDNVSNGACSAQQCLEFTPFLSATHYTNYLPTTAPFNVSAVNFALNNLSEPQVNDWVSIYPLSSRDIYDEAQNKRLQVSSYSALTSELDTWQFSKAFAQESPSKRLYLLSQPVSFCIEGSSLYRYSGYGFYTSQLNAASLQVLAGVKRDLMSNYISNDLTARLFFTLGNITLERSAVVNIYAQMGFNDTEQMSISHEVHVPNVP; translated from the coding sequence ATGTATTACGCTAAAAACAAATATGGGTTTACTTTAGTTGAGTTGTTACTAGTAATGGTCATCATTGGTATTTTAGCGGTAACTTCATTTTCGTTTATTGGCGCTGGATTTAATATTTATAATCAAGGTGTAAAGCGCCAAGAAGCAGTTGCACAAAGTCGCTTTATTTTAACAAGATTAAGTAAAGAGCTTCGCCATGCAACACCTAACTCACTGCGCTTAAGCTGCGATAATGTCAGTAATGGCGCGTGTAGTGCACAGCAATGTTTAGAATTTACGCCTTTTTTATCAGCCACTCATTACACTAATTACTTACCCACTACGGCACCTTTTAATGTTAGCGCTGTAAACTTTGCGCTTAATAACCTTAGTGAGCCACAAGTAAACGATTGGGTTAGCATTTACCCGCTTAGTAGTCGTGATATTTACGATGAGGCCCAAAATAAGCGCTTACAAGTTAGCAGTTACTCTGCTTTAACGAGTGAGCTTGATACATGGCAATTTAGCAAAGCATTTGCACAAGAGTCGCCTAGTAAGCGTCTTTATTTACTAAGCCAACCAGTGAGCTTTTGTATTGAGGGGAGTTCACTTTATCGCTATAGCGGCTACGGCTTTTACACAAGCCAATTAAACGCTGCTAGCTTACAGGTGTTAGCAGGTGTAAAGCGCGACTTAATGAGTAACTATATTTCTAATGATTTAACAGCGAGGCTATTTTTTACCCTAGGGAATATTACATTGGAGCGCAGTGCAGTGGTTAATATATATGCGCAAATGGGGTTTAACGATACTGAACAAATGAGTATCAGCCATGAGGTACATGTCCCCAATGTTCCATAA
- a CDS encoding agglutinin biogenesis protein MshP, which produces MFHNRKTVTPAKKQQGNLLIISLVIIVALLALGLGLSKVLSGAAQQNTIEYYGARAYMAAQSGLETGLSEIFALNSAAQRCNAVTTNRAFQTTYLQNCSVQVSCSEYIDLPDTSTRSGTVNIYYLQSAATCAANDCAAGAACQKEYWQTQRTLSVEAKTLP; this is translated from the coding sequence ATGTTCCATAATAGAAAAACAGTAACGCCTGCTAAAAAGCAGCAAGGTAATTTACTCATTATTTCGTTGGTTATTATAGTGGCTCTACTCGCATTAGGGCTTGGACTTTCTAAAGTATTATCAGGGGCGGCGCAGCAAAATACGATTGAATATTATGGAGCCCGCGCTTATATGGCTGCCCAAAGCGGCTTAGAAACGGGTTTAAGCGAAATATTTGCCTTAAATAGTGCAGCGCAAAGGTGCAATGCTGTGACCACTAACCGAGCGTTTCAAACTACTTATTTACAAAATTGCTCTGTGCAAGTTAGTTGTAGTGAATACATAGATTTGCCCGATACCAGTACGCGTTCTGGCACGGTAAATATTTACTACTTACAAAGTGCAGCAACGTGTGCAGCGAATGACTGCGCTGCAGGGGCAGCTTGCCAAAAAGAGTATTGGCAAACACAAAGAACTTTGAGCGTGGAGGCCAAAACATTACCATGA